One Candidatus Methylomirabilota bacterium DNA segment encodes these proteins:
- a CDS encoding alpha/beta hydrolase, protein VVACHGMGASKDSDKYLLLGQDFPEAGLALARFDFRGSGESGGLGRNATIASRIADVEGVLAHLAGHRALNGRFGLLGSSLGGYVAMWAASRSRGAMPVVTWNAPANLTGLPDSDPSDITSPGPALVAEVRAGRHAVAPEAVDRVLVVQGGCDDVVPPDHARVLFERAREPRELCLLPGADHRLTDPLHRREAVKRSRDWLLRHLCTASG, encoded by the coding sequence CGTGGTGGCGTGCCACGGCATGGGCGCCTCCAAGGACAGCGACAAGTACCTCCTGCTCGGCCAGGATTTCCCCGAGGCGGGCCTGGCCCTGGCGCGCTTCGACTTCCGGGGCAGCGGTGAGTCGGGCGGGCTCGGACGCAACGCCACCATCGCCTCGCGGATCGCCGACGTCGAAGGCGTACTGGCGCATCTCGCCGGGCACCGCGCGCTCAACGGGCGCTTCGGGCTGCTCGGCTCGAGCCTGGGCGGCTACGTCGCGATGTGGGCGGCCTCCCGAAGCCGCGGGGCCATGCCGGTGGTGACGTGGAACGCGCCGGCGAATCTGACCGGACTTCCCGACTCAGATCCCAGCGATATCACCTCGCCCGGCCCCGCCCTCGTGGCCGAGGTGCGGGCGGGCCGGCATGCCGTGGCCCCCGAGGCGGTGGACCGCGTGCTCGTCGTCCAGGGCGGCTGCGACGACGTCGTCCCTCCCGATCATGCGCGCGTGCTCTTCGAGCGCGCGAGGGAACCGCGCGAGCTCTGCCTGCTCCCGGGCGCCGATCATCGCCTGACGGATCCGCTCCACCGCCGCGAGGCGGTGAAGCGAAGCCGGGACTGGCTCCTCCGGCACCTCTGCACGGCCTCCGGATGA
- a CDS encoding M20/M25/M40 family metallo-hydrolase: MKDEFLDLVSISSLSRREGAIARRLETILKGMGATLEVDDAGEKVGGETGNLLARFAGTKPGASPFLLSAHMDTVGPAEKIRVQVEGDIVRTDRTTVLGGDDKAGIVAIFEAIRILREKSIPHGDLEVVLSICEETGLLGAKHFDTGRLKARRGLVLDVDGVCELITRAPAANRLTFTVTGLEAHAGICPERGLSAIQIASEAIAGMKLGRLDAETTANLGVIEGGLSTNIVPTRVIVRGETRSLSLEKLQAQTEHMRRRFEDAAARHQVALEDGLHRARFEAQIDRQYERLDVSDQAPIVGLVAEAARRIGRTLTTRATGGGSDANVLAARGLEIANLGCGMRDIHTVNEWVDMKDLHTTAALVVETVTAHAASA, from the coding sequence ATGAAGGATGAATTCCTCGACCTCGTGTCGATCTCGAGCCTCTCCAGGCGCGAGGGAGCCATCGCCCGGCGCCTCGAGACCATCTTGAAAGGCATGGGCGCCACCCTCGAGGTGGACGATGCCGGCGAGAAGGTGGGCGGGGAGACAGGCAACTTGCTGGCGCGGTTCGCGGGCACCAAGCCCGGCGCGTCGCCCTTTCTCCTCTCGGCCCACATGGACACGGTGGGCCCGGCCGAGAAGATCCGCGTGCAGGTCGAGGGCGACATCGTGCGCACGGACCGGACCACCGTCCTGGGCGGTGACGACAAGGCGGGAATCGTGGCCATCTTCGAGGCCATCCGGATCCTGCGCGAGAAGAGCATTCCCCACGGCGACCTCGAGGTGGTGCTGAGCATTTGCGAGGAGACCGGCCTACTGGGGGCCAAGCACTTCGACACCGGGCGTCTCAAAGCGCGACGCGGTCTCGTGCTCGACGTGGACGGAGTCTGCGAGCTGATCACGCGGGCCCCCGCCGCCAACCGGCTCACCTTTACCGTGACCGGGCTCGAGGCGCATGCCGGCATATGCCCCGAGCGGGGTCTCTCGGCCATCCAGATCGCGAGCGAGGCCATCGCCGGCATGAAGCTCGGTCGGCTGGATGCCGAGACGACCGCCAACCTCGGCGTGATCGAGGGGGGCCTCTCGACCAATATCGTGCCCACGCGGGTGATCGTGAGGGGCGAGACGCGGAGCCTGTCGCTGGAAAAGTTGCAGGCCCAGACCGAGCACATGCGGAGGCGCTTCGAGGACGCCGCGGCCCGCCATCAGGTGGCGCTCGAAGACGGCCTGCACCGGGCGCGCTTCGAGGCTCAGATAGACCGGCAGTACGAGCGCCTCGACGTCTCCGATCAGGCGCCCATCGTCGGGCTGGTCGCCGAGGCGGCGCGCCGAATCGGTCGCACCTTGACCACGCGGGCCACGGGCGGCGGCTCCGATGCGAATGTCCTCGCGGCGCGGGGGCTCGAGATCGCCAACCTGGGCTGCGGGATGCGGGATATCCATACCGTCAACGAGTGGGTGGACATGAAGGACCTGCACACGACGGCCGCCCTCGTTGTGGAGACCGTGACAGCTCACGCCGCCTCCGCCTGA
- a CDS encoding alpha/beta hydrolase, whose amino-acid sequence MERIGDLLLEHAPAAGPLKPCPLLFVHGMNGGAWYLRPWLYAAAQAGWDSWALNLRGHHGSRPVPDLGRVSVAEYIEDVEDCLRHFGAAVLIGHSMGGLIAQKAAEGGRVRAAVFAASATPRGIRVMTWSLLMALPHYALPVLRSREFLPRREDALNFLGNRLSPELQAWAFPQLVPESGRAARQMALGGIKVDPEGIRCPTLVVGAEDDRITPAAVQRKIAARYGSRYLEVPGHAHMLMLEDGWELVFKEILNWLDEATKPSP is encoded by the coding sequence GTGGAACGCATCGGAGACCTTCTCCTCGAGCATGCCCCCGCCGCGGGGCCGCTCAAGCCCTGCCCGCTCCTCTTCGTCCACGGCATGAATGGCGGCGCCTGGTATCTGCGTCCGTGGCTCTATGCCGCCGCCCAGGCGGGCTGGGACTCCTGGGCCTTGAATCTTCGCGGGCACCACGGCAGCCGTCCCGTGCCCGACCTTGGACGCGTCTCGGTGGCGGAATACATCGAGGACGTGGAGGACTGCCTGCGTCACTTCGGCGCCGCCGTCCTCATCGGTCACTCCATGGGCGGGCTGATCGCCCAGAAAGCCGCGGAGGGCGGGCGAGTCCGCGCGGCGGTTTTCGCCGCGAGCGCGACTCCTCGTGGAATCCGCGTGATGACCTGGTCCCTGCTCATGGCCCTGCCACACTACGCCCTGCCCGTGCTGCGGAGCCGCGAGTTCCTGCCCAGGCGGGAAGACGCACTGAACTTCCTCGGCAATCGGCTTTCGCCCGAGCTCCAGGCCTGGGCCTTTCCTCAGCTCGTGCCGGAGTCGGGACGCGCGGCGCGCCAGATGGCGCTGGGGGGGATCAAGGTCGACCCGGAAGGCATTCGCTGCCCGACTCTAGTGGTGGGCGCCGAGGACGATCGAATCACGCCCGCCGCGGTCCAGCGGAAGATCGCCGCGCGCTATGGCTCCCGCTATCTGGAGGTGCCCGGGCACGCGCACATGCTGATGCTGGAAGACGGCTGGGAGCTCGTGTTCAAGGAGATCCTCAACTGGCTAGACGAGGCGACCAAACCCTCGCCGTAA